A window from Culex pipiens pallens isolate TS chromosome 3, TS_CPP_V2, whole genome shotgun sequence encodes these proteins:
- the LOC120423027 gene encoding protein henna, with translation MYGRQESQGPTLKEGGAYIMEGHESAEAKNVSIIFSPVQEEAGALAKMLKVFEDHQVNLLHIESRSSTRGPGYEFMVECDSKCQNLSAAIETVREKSDYFNIISRDYKDNEATVPWFPRRIRDLDRFANQILSYGAELDSDHPGFTDETYRKRRKYFADIAFNYKHGQPLPHVDYTEEETNTWREVFRNLTKLYPTHACREHNHVFPLLIENCGYREDNIPQLEDVSNFLKDCTGFTLRPVAGLLSSRDFLAGLAFRVFHSTQYIRHPSKPLYTPEPDVCHELLGHAPLFADPSFAQFSQEIGLASLGAPDEYVEKLATCFWFTVEFGLCRQNGELKAYGAGLLSSFGELQYCLSDKPELRDFEPQQTGEQKYPITEYQPIYYVSNSFDEAIQKMVQYANTIPRPFGVRYNAYTQSVEILDSQPQLANLMRNIRGEFDILENAFKKL, from the exons ATGTATGGCCGACAAGAATCTCAAGGG CCAACCCTGAAGGAGGGTGGAGCCTACATCATGGAAGGACACGAATCTGCCGAGGCCAAGAATGTCAGCATCATCTTTTCGCCGGTTCAGGAAGAGGCCGGAGCGTTGGCCAAGATGCTGAAGGTGTTCGAGGATCATCAGGTCAACCTGCTGCACATCGAGTCCCGCTCGTCAACGCGTGGACCCGGGTACGAGTTCATGGTCGAGTGCGACAGCAAGTGCCAGAATTTGAGTGCGGCCATCGAGACGGTTCGCGAGAAGAGCGACTACTTCAACATCATCTCTCGGGACTACAAGGATAATGAGG CTACTGTGCCATGGTTCCCACGTCGTATTCGTGATCTTGATCGATTCGCCAACCAAATCTTGTCCTACGGAGCGGAGCTGGACTCCGACCATCCTGGATTTACCGACGAGACTTATCGCAAACGTCGCAAGTACTTTGCCGATATCGCGTTCAACTACAAACACGGTCAACCCCTTCCACACGTGGACTACACTGAAGAGGAGACCAACACGTGGCGCGAAGTGTTCCGGAACCTGACCAAACTGTACCCGACCCATGCCTGTCGCGAGCACAACCACGTGTTTCCACTGTTGATTGAGAACTGCGGCTACAGAGAGGACAACATTCCCCAACTGGAAGATGTGTCCAACTTCCTGAAGGACTGTACCGGATTCACGCTCCGTCCGGTTGCTGGACTGCTGTCCTCACGTGACTTCCTGGCTGGACTCGCGTTCCGAGTGTTCCACTCTACCCAGTACATTCGTCACCCCAGCAAGCCTCTCTACACTCCGGAACCGGACGTTTGCCACGAGCTGCTTGGTCACGCCCCACTCTTTGCCGATCCGTCCTTTGCCCAGTTCTCCCAGGAGATCGGATTGGCATCGCTCGGTGCTCCGGATGAGTACGTCGAAAAACTTGCTACC TGCTTCTGGTTCACGGTCGAGTTCGGCCTGTGCCGTCAAAATGGCGAACTCAAAGCTTACGGCGCGGGTCTGTTGTCCTCGTTCGGCGAGCTCCAGTACTGTCTGTCGGACAAGCCCGAGCTGCGTGACTTTGAGCCGCAGCAAACCGGTGAACAAAAGTACCCCATCACCGAGTACCAACCGATCTACTACGTGTCCAACAGCTTCGACGAAGCGATCCAGAAGATGGTCCAGTACGCCAACACCATCCCGCGTCCCTTCGGAGTGCGCTACAACGCGTACACCCAGAGCGTTGAGATTCTGGACTCGCAGCCGCAGCTCGCCAATCTGATGCGCAACATTCGTGGCGAGTTTGACATTCTCGAAAATGCTTTCAAGAAGCTTTAA